From the Lathyrus oleraceus cultivar Zhongwan6 chromosome 3, CAAS_Psat_ZW6_1.0, whole genome shotgun sequence genome, the window CGCGAAGCTGAACTTGGTTAGGAAAAATCAGTTGGAGCTTTCGAAGGGTGTTGGATTCGTCTCAATTCCTTGCCTAATTCCTAATTCTGTTATGGATTTATATGCAGGTTTTGTGTTGAATTACATTGACTGAAAGGGTGGATTAGAATGGAGTCAGTTGTAGGTGAACAAAGTTAGTTAACAGTTATCGAAATTCGATTAAGAGTCGTAATGGTGTTAAACCTTCTGTTAAGCGCTAGCTTGCTATATGATGTTAGCTTTTATTACGTGATGTTAGATAGTTATACAAGGAATTAGTTAGAATTCGGTTAACAATTCTGCTGGTAAGAAGTTTATGATTGTTAGGGGTGAGTCAGTTTATGATTTTTTTCCCTTCCGTTTTGTTAATTGGTCGACCTTTAATGAATGTATCCAACTGAAATTATGTTAAGTGAAAAATGAATTCGGTTTTAATGGTACTGCTGCGTTTCGCATTGAAATCTGCATCAAGCATTATGTTACATGTCTTCACATCTCTATGAATGATTTGTCTCTCACATTCTTCATGAAGATAGGTAAGAGCAGCAGCGACGCCGAGAATTATATTAACTCTTTGTTTCCATGAAAGCACAAATGAAGATCTTAAATTGCTTATGCCGAACTTTATCAAGGCTTCCATTAGGTAGATACTCATAAACCAAAACCAATTCATTCTTTTCACAACACCATCCTTTGAGCTGAAACAGATTCTTGTGCCACAAGCAACCAACCATTGTAGCGAATTCCATTGCGAAAGGATTGTGTAAATGGTCAAAATTATCGACTTTTTCGACTCTCTTGACAGCTACATCACCTCCAAATGGAAGTGACCCTTTATAAACTTTTGCAGATGCACCTTCACCAACTAGTCTATCCCTGTTAAACCCCATTGTAGCTGATGTTATCTCTGAAAGTGATAACCTCATTGGGACTTTATTTGTTTGAAATCTACAATTTTGTCCTTCTCTAATCTTTCTAATTACACtccctttttttctttttaaagtAAACACATATCACAACAATCAATGCCAATGCTGACATAACAAAAGTTGTTATTCCACCAATTCTAAGAGCTAAATCACTGATCTTTTTTCGCTTGAAAAATTGCACCTTTTTTCTTCAAGGCTTTCGAATTGCCGGCATAGCACAAGAAACAATCACCTTCTTCTAAATTATCCATAGGACTATTAGAATGAGAATAACTCAAAGTTTTGAACTGCCAATGATGAACAAGGTGGATACTTGAAATGGATTATGGATTATTAAATGGATTATGAATTTTGGGCTTAACAAAAAAGAGCGAATGGGCTTTAACAAAAAAGTGAATGGTGTGGCTTATTCTAAACCAAGAAAATGGCTCATAAAGAAAAAATAAGATTTTAAAAATCGATTTAAACTCTAAGATCAATATGAATTATCACAAATCgacttaaaaataaaataatgacttctaaaaatcattttaCCAACTTTTGCCAAATTGATTTTTAGAAGTcattagggtttagggtttttAGGGTTTGATTGCCTGATTTGCCTCAAGTTGCTGATGAGCCATAGCTTCCACCAGGTGCAAGCGTAAAGCCATGAACCTAAGTCACATGTCTCCTCGTGTTGAACCATGCTTATGCCGATGAGATGAGTGCttatgatgatatgcaaatgattaggattagtgacctagatgaacaTTGTGAAGGGTAGGGCGGATTTTGaggtatgacagctgcccctatttaatcttctcggacctgaaGGTATGGATAGCAACGACTTCTAGAAATTCAAGGTAGGAGGGGATTAAATACTAGAATATCGGGAAATTTTTCCACCAGGAACAAATGAAATGTGAAGATAGGCCATAAAGAAATTCTCCACTAGGGTATGAGATGAACAATCTGGTCTTTTGTACAAGGCAACTACTGGGATTTGCAATGTTATTTGGTAAATGGGTATTTGAGAGGTTAGATATGCATGAAGTATGCAATATGCTAATGTAATATgattcttttttcattttatttctacTAACAAGTTTTAGCAGGCACTACGAAAGAAGTTTTTCTGCTGGGGGATATCTTTTTGGAAATGGTTTTCCAAGCAAAACCTGGGCTTCGAGGTGGTAAATGACTTCACTGAGGAAGACAGTATGGAAATTAGAAAGTAAATAGTTGGTCGTCAACTCTGAGGTTGAGGACAGAAGCATGAGCAACACTGATTGCCAGGAATCAAAACATTTTGACCCCAATACTGTGAATGGGGTAAAACTGAACATTCTCAACTCTGCGATTGGAAACAAATTATGATCAACATCGACTCTGAGGCTGGAAAAAGGATAGGTGTCAACTAT encodes:
- the LOC127128095 gene encoding uncharacterized protein LOC127128095 isoform X2, with product MAMLEYCSGATVLVDYKKVNEAKRTTDPGLHQGREFRCCAKLNLVRKNQLELSKGVGFVSIPCLIPNSVMDLYAGFVLNYID